The proteins below come from a single Dinghuibacter silviterrae genomic window:
- a CDS encoding SusC/RagA family TonB-linked outer membrane protein produces MHLLQDGKAFAKRPSFALAKLLLIMRLTALMLLAASLHVSARSYSQTVTIASKRMTLEGVFREIEAQTGYSVLWNENLFDKTYHVQLDVKDAPLASVLDLCLRGLPLSYKIENRVVLIEAAALPTIITVTGVVTESGTGRPLAGATVKIKGTQIGVTADANGRFSLPGVDPEAVLVVSFVGYQETEIPLRNRKTLVVALREKPTALNETLIIGYGTTSRERSTGSISTISAETIHDQPVSNPLSALEGRVTGLNVVTTSGRPGANIQVQLRGTNSIGAGTDPLYIIDGVPYNSTPLNQFDYLGDPPVGDQSPLNSINPNDIESISVLKDADATAIYGSRGANGVILITTKRARNTNGKVVASADVYEGWGRMAHYMDLLNTPQYLKLRKQAYTNDGLNYLDPTQSPADLTVFSQTQNTNWQKLLLGNTAHTTNASVRLETGADLSRFSLGLTYRKESTIYPGSNADQRMSANMNYDFTSFDRKFGLQMTNSFSYDKNDMMSGDPATSILSVPNQAPYTATGALNWNGLGNLTNPLAVMYQPFNNTTSNLISNAVVHYQVLPTLDLKVSAGYNQAVMNQVNTFPSTSAAPSAYYQPFAQFGRTSLGSWVVEPQLNYFLNISKGRLSFLAGSTLQRRVTDGDYIYAYGYSSDLLLNSPAAAGSTYMSYNNADYRYASVFGRLNYDWLGKYIISFNARRDGSSRFGPDKRYGNFGSVGAAWVFSKEGFMKGAQKWLNFGKVRASYGTTGNDQIGDYGYSSNYSTPYARSFQGITALVPGNLSNSQYSWESDKKLNIGLDLGFADSRILVTADYYRNRTGNQLVGYALPAITGFTTVQYNLPAVIQNKGLELDITSVNIRIKNFTWKTTLNLTVPKNQLLKFPNLAGSSYAYSYAIGQSVNVAKGYQLLRIDSTGNPVYLQDHSGADERVVLGNTDPKFYGGIQNSFTYKSWNLRFFVQLDKKDGYNYLSSTFYPMGSENNFDALALQAWTTPGQNTAVPKATTSNYNWYYYTSSSAAFGDASYLRLKTVYLSYELPRAALAKIGATRASVYVQGYNLFTITGYRGLDPETGGVFTPVVRTLTGGIQLSF; encoded by the coding sequence ATGCATCTACTTCAAGATGGCAAAGCCTTTGCCAAAAGGCCGTCCTTTGCCCTCGCCAAACTGCTTTTGATCATGAGACTGACCGCTCTGATGCTTCTGGCCGCCTCCCTTCACGTAAGCGCCAGGTCTTATTCCCAAACCGTGACGATCGCCTCGAAGCGGATGACCCTGGAAGGGGTTTTCCGGGAAATCGAAGCCCAGACGGGTTATTCGGTATTGTGGAACGAAAACCTTTTTGACAAAACCTACCACGTGCAGCTCGACGTTAAAGACGCGCCGCTCGCCAGCGTGCTGGACTTATGTCTGCGCGGCCTTCCCCTCAGCTACAAGATCGAAAACCGGGTCGTGTTGATCGAAGCGGCGGCGCTCCCCACCATCATCACGGTGACGGGGGTAGTGACCGAATCGGGTACCGGGCGGCCGCTTGCCGGGGCCACTGTAAAAATCAAAGGAACCCAGATCGGCGTCACGGCCGACGCCAACGGACGCTTCTCTCTCCCGGGTGTAGACCCCGAAGCCGTTTTGGTGGTCAGTTTTGTCGGCTACCAGGAAACCGAAATCCCCTTGAGAAACCGGAAGACGCTCGTCGTAGCGCTCCGCGAAAAACCTACCGCGCTCAACGAAACCCTGATCATTGGGTATGGTACGACCAGCCGCGAACGGAGCACAGGGTCGATCAGCACCATCTCGGCGGAAACGATCCACGACCAGCCCGTATCCAACCCCCTCTCCGCCCTGGAAGGAAGGGTGACCGGCTTGAATGTCGTCACCACCAGCGGTCGCCCGGGCGCCAACATCCAGGTACAGCTCCGCGGAACCAACTCTATTGGTGCGGGGACCGATCCTTTATACATCATCGACGGGGTACCCTACAATTCCACACCGCTCAACCAGTTTGACTATTTAGGCGACCCGCCCGTCGGGGATCAAAGCCCGCTGAACAGCATCAACCCCAACGACATCGAAAGCATCAGCGTGTTGAAGGACGCCGACGCCACGGCCATCTACGGTTCCCGGGGCGCCAACGGGGTCATCCTGATCACCACCAAACGCGCCCGGAACACCAACGGCAAAGTCGTTGCCAGCGCCGACGTATACGAGGGCTGGGGGCGCATGGCGCACTACATGGACCTCCTCAATACCCCGCAATACCTGAAGCTGCGGAAACAGGCCTACACCAATGATGGGCTCAACTACCTGGATCCCACGCAAAGCCCGGCCGACCTTACCGTATTCAGCCAAACCCAAAATACCAACTGGCAAAAGCTGCTCCTCGGGAATACCGCGCATACTACCAACGCCAGCGTCCGGTTGGAAACCGGGGCGGACCTGAGCCGGTTTTCGCTGGGGCTTACCTATCGCAAAGAATCCACCATTTACCCGGGCAGTAATGCGGATCAGCGGATGTCGGCCAACATGAACTACGACTTTACCTCCTTCGACCGGAAGTTCGGGTTACAGATGACCAATAGTTTTTCCTATGATAAAAACGACATGATGTCGGGGGACCCGGCTACCTCTATCCTCTCTGTGCCCAACCAGGCCCCGTATACGGCTACGGGCGCCTTGAACTGGAACGGGCTTGGGAACCTCACCAACCCGCTGGCGGTCATGTACCAGCCGTTTAACAATACGACCAGCAACCTGATCTCCAACGCAGTCGTGCACTACCAGGTGCTGCCCACCCTGGATCTGAAGGTCAGCGCGGGGTATAACCAGGCGGTCATGAACCAGGTGAATACTTTTCCTTCCACTTCCGCCGCGCCCAGCGCCTATTACCAGCCGTTCGCCCAGTTTGGCCGGACGTCGCTGGGCAGTTGGGTCGTGGAGCCCCAGCTCAATTACTTCCTGAACATCAGCAAGGGCCGGTTGTCCTTCCTGGCCGGGTCCACCCTGCAACGGCGGGTGACCGACGGGGATTATATCTATGCCTATGGCTATAGCTCGGACCTGTTGCTCAACTCCCCCGCGGCCGCAGGGAGCACTTATATGTCTTACAACAACGCGGACTACCGGTATGCGTCCGTGTTCGGCCGGTTAAACTATGACTGGCTGGGCAAATACATCATCAGCTTCAACGCCCGCCGGGATGGATCCTCCCGTTTCGGACCCGACAAACGCTACGGGAACTTCGGTTCCGTGGGCGCCGCCTGGGTCTTTAGCAAGGAAGGATTTATGAAAGGGGCGCAAAAGTGGCTGAACTTTGGAAAGGTCAGGGCCAGCTACGGCACCACTGGGAACGACCAGATCGGGGACTATGGATATTCCAGCAACTATTCGACGCCCTATGCCCGGTCCTTCCAGGGGATCACCGCCCTGGTACCCGGGAACCTGTCCAACAGCCAGTACAGCTGGGAATCGGACAAAAAGCTGAATATCGGGCTTGACCTTGGTTTTGCCGACAGCCGGATCCTGGTCACCGCCGATTACTACCGCAACCGCACCGGCAATCAGCTCGTCGGTTATGCCTTGCCCGCCATTACCGGCTTTACCACCGTGCAATACAACCTGCCGGCGGTGATCCAAAACAAGGGGCTCGAACTGGATATTACCAGCGTGAACATCCGCATCAAAAATTTTACCTGGAAGACAACGCTCAACCTGACCGTCCCGAAAAACCAGTTGTTGAAATTCCCCAACCTCGCCGGCAGCTCCTACGCGTATAGCTATGCGATCGGGCAATCGGTCAACGTGGCCAAGGGATACCAGCTTCTGCGGATCGACAGCACCGGGAACCCGGTCTACCTTCAAGACCACAGCGGGGCCGACGAACGCGTAGTGCTGGGCAACACCGATCCGAAATTTTACGGCGGGATTCAAAACTCGTTTACGTATAAGAGTTGGAACCTGAGGTTCTTTGTCCAGCTAGACAAAAAGGATGGCTACAACTACCTGTCCTCTACTTTTTATCCCATGGGCTCCGAAAACAATTTCGACGCGCTGGCGCTCCAGGCCTGGACCACGCCGGGTCAAAACACCGCCGTTCCAAAGGCAACGACCTCGAACTATAACTGGTACTACTATACCAGTTCGTCCGCGGCTTTTGGGGACGCGTCTTACCTGCGGTTAAAAACGGTCTATCTTTCGTATGAACTTCCCCGGGCAGCCTTGGCCAAGATCGGCGCCACCAGGGCCTCGGTCTATGTCCAAGGATATAACCTGTTTACCATCACCGGTTACCGCGGTCTCGATCCCGAAACCGGGGGCGTATTCACACCCGTCGTCCGGACCCTTACCGGGGGCATTCAACTTTCATTTTAA
- a CDS encoding RagB/SusD family nutrient uptake outer membrane protein: MNKKYLFIALLALTSCKKFLTPDPEKNAIQSTTVFTSDGSATSAILGIYTSMMYGSLGSTCFNGSLGVYLGFASDELNDFTQRYPDWVKDQVNYTGYAPNYYLWSTAYYTIYQSNAAIEGLTASTSLSDSIKTQLLGEAYFIRAFSYFTLTNMYGAVPLTVTSDYSANASLARTDSAAVYQQVVSDLQKASVLLTASYPSSNMVRANRYVAQALLARVYLYQQHYAQAEAEADSVLSGPYQLVSSLQGVFQKNSNEVIWQLLPVSEASQNAYDFGWYTPANATSGPIYYLTPSLAGSFEAGDKRKTSWVTAYPYMGTTYYYASKYVTAPSAAAAQYNVVLRLAEQYLIRAEARAWQNNLSGAASDLNAVRSRAGLAATTATTQAGLLTAIAHERQVELFTEWGHRWFDLKRTGTINTVLGTLKPTWTSDAQLLPIPLKEISADPNLTQNPGYN, translated from the coding sequence ATGAACAAGAAATATCTCTTCATAGCGCTTTTGGCACTGACGTCCTGCAAAAAATTCCTCACGCCCGATCCGGAAAAGAACGCCATACAATCGACCACGGTGTTCACCTCCGATGGCTCCGCCACGTCCGCCATCCTGGGGATCTATACCTCGATGATGTACGGCAGCCTCGGGAGCACCTGTTTCAACGGGAGCCTGGGTGTATACCTGGGTTTTGCATCGGACGAGCTCAACGATTTTACCCAGCGCTACCCGGACTGGGTAAAAGACCAGGTCAACTATACGGGCTATGCGCCGAACTACTACCTGTGGTCCACCGCTTACTATACCATTTACCAGTCCAACGCCGCCATCGAAGGACTGACGGCTTCCACCAGCCTGTCCGATTCCATAAAGACCCAACTGCTGGGGGAGGCCTACTTTATCCGCGCGTTTAGTTACTTCACGCTGACAAATATGTACGGGGCCGTACCGCTGACGGTGACATCCGATTACAGCGCCAATGCCTCCCTGGCGCGTACGGATTCCGCCGCCGTATACCAGCAGGTCGTGTCCGATTTGCAAAAAGCGTCCGTATTATTGACGGCATCCTATCCCTCTTCCAACATGGTCCGCGCCAACCGCTATGTCGCACAGGCCCTGCTGGCCAGGGTATACCTCTACCAGCAACACTATGCGCAGGCAGAAGCGGAAGCCGATTCCGTTTTGTCCGGACCCTACCAACTGGTGTCCAGCCTCCAAGGTGTTTTTCAAAAAAACAGCAACGAGGTCATCTGGCAGTTGCTGCCCGTTTCCGAGGCCAGCCAGAATGCCTATGACTTCGGCTGGTACACGCCGGCCAACGCCACCAGCGGCCCCATTTATTACCTGACGCCTTCCCTGGCCGGCAGCTTCGAAGCCGGGGACAAGCGCAAGACCTCGTGGGTGACCGCCTATCCCTATATGGGGACGACGTACTACTATGCGTCGAAATATGTCACGGCGCCTTCCGCCGCCGCCGCTCAATACAACGTCGTCCTGCGCCTGGCGGAACAGTACCTGATCCGCGCCGAAGCCCGCGCCTGGCAAAACAACCTGTCCGGAGCCGCGTCCGACCTGAATGCCGTGCGCAGCCGCGCCGGTCTGGCGGCCACCACCGCCACCACCCAGGCGGGTTTGCTCACCGCGATCGCCCACGAACGCCAGGTGGAACTGTTCACCGAATGGGGCCACCGCTGGTTCGACCTCAAACGGACCGGCACGATCAACACGGTCCTTGGGACGTTAAAACCTACCTGGACCAGCGACGCGCAACTGTTGCCGATTCCGCTGAAGGAAATATCGGCCGATCCGAACCTGACACAAAATCCTGGATATAATTAA
- a CDS encoding response regulator: protein MRILIADDHAIVRKGLVSVLKEEFPSAEVEEVGDAETLFKLSLKGEWDLVISDLSMPGRSGLEIIAEIKQHFPKIPTLILSVHPEELYGPRVMRAGASGYLNKDAAPTELKKAIHWILQGRKYVSTRLADKLADDITCNNTKFPHELLSDRELNVMVMLASGESTGRIAELLSISHSTATNYRTKILQKMQLQSNTDLTRYCLEHGIL from the coding sequence ATGAGAATTCTGATTGCTGACGATCACGCCATTGTTCGAAAGGGGCTTGTAAGTGTCCTCAAGGAAGAGTTTCCTTCCGCCGAGGTCGAGGAAGTGGGAGACGCGGAAACGCTTTTCAAGTTGTCGTTAAAAGGGGAATGGGACCTGGTCATCAGCGACCTGTCCATGCCGGGCCGGAGCGGTCTGGAGATCATCGCCGAAATCAAACAGCACTTCCCTAAGATCCCCACGCTGATCCTGAGCGTGCACCCGGAAGAATTATACGGCCCGAGGGTCATGCGCGCCGGCGCGTCCGGTTACCTGAACAAAGATGCCGCCCCTACCGAGCTCAAAAAAGCCATCCACTGGATCTTACAAGGCCGGAAGTACGTTTCCACCCGGCTGGCCGACAAGCTGGCCGACGACATCACCTGCAACAACACCAAATTTCCGCACGAATTGCTCTCCGACCGCGAACTGAACGTCATGGTGATGCTCGCGTCCGGAGAATCCACGGGACGTATCGCCGAATTGTTGTCCATCAGCCACAGCACCGCCACCAATTACCGGACAAAGATCCTACAGAAGATGCAGCTTCAGTCCAACACCGACCTCACCAGGTATTGCCTCGAACACGGAATACTATAA
- a CDS encoding response regulator: protein MIPLRLLLADDHHLMRQLILQVIADDWPDAVCEQVSDGAQLVRRAMEELWDIVISDISMPVMNGLEALETLKREVPDLPVLIISIHAEKRYALRALEFGAGGFVPKPRIEQELVKAIRAVLAGEIYLSAEFDGAL, encoded by the coding sequence ATGATTCCACTTCGCTTACTTCTTGCCGACGACCACCACCTGATGAGACAGCTCATCCTTCAGGTCATTGCCGACGACTGGCCGGACGCCGTATGCGAACAGGTCAGCGACGGCGCCCAGCTCGTGCGGCGGGCCATGGAAGAGCTATGGGACATCGTCATTTCGGACATCAGCATGCCGGTGATGAACGGCCTGGAAGCCCTGGAGACCCTCAAACGGGAGGTCCCGGACCTTCCCGTCCTCATCATCAGCATCCACGCGGAAAAACGATACGCGCTGCGCGCGCTGGAATTCGGGGCCGGGGGGTTTGTGCCCAAGCCCCGTATTGAGCAGGAGCTGGTGAAGGCCATACGGGCGGTGCTGGCGGGGGAGATTTACCTGTCGGCGGAGTTTGATGGGGCGCTATAG
- a CDS encoding Rrf2 family transcriptional regulator yields the protein MTNGRFSISLHILTLLDQMSGKLVSSEFLAGSINTNPVLVRKEISNLKKHGLVDSKEGKAGGFSLAKPAARIRLSDVYHAVRQTSPLGQAKNTPNPDCPVGRQIQQHLEDLYAEAEEALVKKLGSTTLAEFHSRFI from the coding sequence ATGACCAACGGCCGTTTCTCGATCTCCCTACATATCCTGACCCTCCTGGATCAGATGTCGGGGAAGCTTGTGTCGTCCGAGTTTCTGGCCGGGAGCATCAACACCAACCCGGTGCTGGTCCGCAAAGAAATCAGCAACCTGAAAAAGCACGGGCTGGTGGACAGCAAGGAAGGGAAGGCGGGCGGGTTCAGCCTCGCGAAACCCGCGGCCAGGATCCGGCTATCGGATGTGTACCACGCAGTCCGGCAAACATCGCCCCTGGGCCAGGCGAAGAATACCCCCAACCCCGACTGCCCGGTGGGCCGGCAGATCCAACAGCATTTGGAAGACCTGTACGCGGAAGCCGAGGAAGCGCTCGTCAAAAAACTGGGCAGCACGACGCTGGCCGAATTTCATAGCCGTTTTATCTGA
- a CDS encoding NAD(P)-dependent oxidoreductase, which translates to MNIALIGASGFVGSNLLTEALSRGHHVTAIVRNPEKITITHPNLTVKKGDATNPSELAALVSGHDLVLSAINDRQVPNQYDTYLNGSRAVLEGVKKSGVKRFIVIGGAGSLEIAPGVQLVDTPQFPEEYKREAQAARDFLNVVRKEDGLDWTFFSPAILMHQGIKDGRTGKYRLGTDQPVFNEQGESRLSGEDLAVAILDEVDNKKFIRKRFTAAY; encoded by the coding sequence ATGAACATCGCACTCATCGGGGCCTCCGGTTTTGTAGGGTCCAACTTATTGACGGAAGCGCTGAGCCGCGGCCACCACGTGACCGCCATCGTACGCAACCCGGAAAAGATCACAATCACGCATCCGAACCTGACGGTGAAGAAAGGGGACGCCACGAACCCTTCCGAATTGGCCGCGCTGGTCAGCGGGCACGACCTGGTGCTGAGCGCCATCAATGACCGGCAGGTCCCCAACCAGTACGACACGTATCTGAATGGGTCCCGGGCCGTGCTGGAAGGTGTGAAAAAGTCGGGCGTAAAACGCTTTATCGTCATAGGGGGAGCGGGAAGCCTCGAAATCGCCCCCGGCGTACAACTCGTCGATACACCCCAGTTCCCCGAAGAGTACAAGCGTGAAGCACAGGCGGCCAGGGATTTCCTGAACGTCGTCCGTAAAGAAGACGGTCTTGACTGGACCTTTTTCAGCCCGGCGATCCTGATGCATCAAGGCATCAAAGACGGCCGGACGGGTAAGTACCGCCTGGGGACGGACCAGCCGGTGTTCAACGAGCAGGGCGAAAGCCGGTTGTCCGGAGAGGACCTGGCGGTGGCGATTCTCGATGAGGTCGACAACAAGAAATTTATCCGAAAGAGATTTACAGCGGCCTATTAA
- a CDS encoding redoxin domain-containing protein, with amino-acid sequence MKTILICFALAGICSGANAQTAAHHATTAAAHRTSAPAQEQRDTLAPYAYGLANSKDPLSRDTLRGILDTLKASAGERHLQIAANIYAFIKEKATADSLRKVIREKFPLGDEARGEAEQAIYNEKDPAQKEALYKAWVAKFPPSRFPNIDHDHIVYDYARMSLANAFAEAGNDTKALYWAGRCEEDFYFGNIYGGLGEHYVKLGKLHMAETCTKKALLSAQKYYEEKNPDNAAKFAGSGYPGLMTSYTDILIKEKKYTEALPWAKKALALQKEPSPRLAFVYSKLLMTRHRYTEAFHYMEGTLKAGQANTEMIDTFKVLYVKVHGGLTGYDAYADAIHKAFLQDMHNRLTKEKMDLPAPDFTLTDVNGKSVTLSDYKGKTVVLDFWATWCTPCKASFPSMKRVVEKYSADTNVAFLFIHTWEHDTGATAAAKTFIEQHQYPFEVLMDLKDPKDGANKVVESYKVSGIPTKFVVDGNGKIRFKFTGFDGGDDAAVEEVSAMIEMARG; translated from the coding sequence ATGAAAACAATTCTTATTTGTTTCGCCCTCGCGGGCATTTGCTCCGGCGCCAACGCACAAACGGCGGCGCACCACGCGACCACGGCCGCCGCGCACCGCACCAGCGCCCCCGCGCAAGAGCAGCGCGACACCCTTGCCCCCTACGCATACGGCCTGGCCAATTCTAAAGACCCCCTCTCGCGGGACACGCTCCGCGGGATCCTCGACACCCTAAAAGCCAGCGCCGGCGAACGTCACCTACAAATTGCGGCCAACATCTATGCTTTTATCAAAGAAAAGGCCACCGCGGACTCCCTCCGAAAAGTGATCCGCGAAAAGTTCCCCTTGGGCGACGAAGCCCGGGGTGAAGCCGAACAAGCGATCTATAACGAAAAGGACCCCGCCCAAAAGGAAGCCCTATACAAGGCCTGGGTCGCCAAATTTCCGCCCTCGCGTTTCCCCAACATCGACCACGACCACATCGTCTACGACTATGCGCGGATGTCCCTCGCCAATGCTTTTGCGGAAGCAGGCAACGATACAAAGGCGCTGTACTGGGCGGGCCGGTGTGAAGAGGATTTTTATTTCGGGAACATATACGGCGGCTTGGGTGAGCACTACGTAAAACTCGGAAAGCTGCACATGGCGGAGACCTGTACAAAAAAGGCCCTGCTCAGCGCGCAGAAGTATTATGAGGAAAAGAACCCCGACAACGCCGCTAAGTTTGCCGGGTCCGGTTATCCCGGGCTGATGACCAGCTATACCGACATCCTGATCAAGGAGAAAAAGTACACCGAAGCCTTGCCCTGGGCGAAAAAGGCCCTGGCCCTGCAAAAGGAGCCCAGCCCCCGTCTCGCCTTCGTGTATTCGAAGCTGCTTATGACCCGGCACCGGTACACCGAGGCGTTCCATTACATGGAGGGAACGCTAAAAGCAGGGCAGGCGAATACCGAGATGATCGATACCTTCAAGGTGCTTTATGTAAAGGTGCATGGCGGACTTACCGGTTATGATGCCTACGCAGACGCCATTCACAAGGCGTTCCTCCAGGATATGCACAACCGTTTGACGAAGGAGAAGATGGACCTGCCCGCTCCTGATTTTACCCTGACAGACGTCAACGGCAAATCAGTGACCTTGTCCGATTATAAGGGCAAGACAGTAGTACTTGACTTCTGGGCCACCTGGTGTACCCCCTGTAAAGCGTCTTTCCCATCGATGAAAAGGGTGGTGGAAAAGTATAGCGCCGATACAAACGTGGCGTTCCTGTTTATTCACACCTGGGAACACGACACCGGCGCCACCGCGGCCGCCAAGACCTTTATCGAGCAACACCAGTATCCCTTCGAGGTGCTGATGGACCTCAAGGATCCGAAAGACGGCGCCAATAAGGTCGTGGAAAGCTATAAGGTGTCCGGTATTCCCACCAAGTTCGTCGTAGACGGGAATGGGAAGATCCGATTCAAGTTTACAGGATTTGACGGGGGCGATGATGCCGCCGTCGAAGAAGTGTCTGCAATGATAGAAATGGCCCGGGGTTAA